The Paenibacillus tianjinensis genome has a window encoding:
- the iolG gene encoding inositol 2-dehydrogenase, which yields MVKPIVVGIIGAGRIGRLHAHNLRVMPSFTLKSIAEAVVSEDLLAWAESRGLGPVFVEAEDILNDPEIEAVFICTPTDTHATWIERAARAGKHIFCEKPISLSPQQTSRALQIAEEAGVLLQVGFNRRMDPSFRKLKQLVQSGELGSPHIVKITSRDPQPPGEAYVRSSGGMFMDMTIHDFDMARYLMGEEVVEVYTRGANLVDPMFGRCEDVDTAVITLTFASGAICVIDNSRKAVYGYDQRVEVFGSLGSATADNCRPTTVEVSTAASVTRDQPLHFFLERYNQAFTDEVAAFAQAVRLQEPIICSGIDGQQAERIAEAAKESHRTGLPVKLQHGSPTA from the coding sequence ATGGTAAAACCAATCGTAGTTGGCATTATCGGCGCCGGAAGAATCGGCCGCCTGCATGCGCATAATCTGCGCGTGATGCCGTCGTTTACACTGAAGTCAATTGCGGAGGCTGTAGTGAGCGAGGATTTGCTGGCCTGGGCGGAGAGCCGCGGCCTTGGCCCGGTGTTCGTGGAGGCGGAAGACATTCTGAATGATCCGGAGATCGAGGCGGTGTTCATCTGTACACCAACAGATACCCATGCCACCTGGATTGAGCGGGCCGCCCGCGCCGGGAAGCATATTTTCTGCGAGAAGCCGATCAGCCTGTCGCCCCAGCAGACCAGCCGGGCGCTGCAGATTGCAGAGGAAGCGGGTGTGCTGCTTCAGGTCGGCTTCAACCGCCGGATGGACCCGAGCTTCCGTAAGCTCAAGCAGCTGGTCCAGTCAGGAGAGCTGGGCAGTCCGCATATTGTGAAGATCACTTCACGTGATCCGCAGCCTCCTGGCGAGGCTTATGTCCGCTCTTCCGGCGGAATGTTCATGGATATGACGATCCACGATTTTGATATGGCCCGCTACCTGATGGGCGAGGAAGTGGTTGAAGTGTACACCCGGGGCGCCAATCTGGTCGATCCGATGTTCGGACGCTGCGAAGACGTGGACACGGCTGTAATTACGCTGACCTTCGCCAGTGGCGCGATCTGCGTGATTGATAACAGCCGGAAGGCGGTCTATGGCTATGATCAGCGGGTCGAGGTGTTCGGCTCGCTCGGCTCAGCCACTGCCGACAATTGCCGCCCGACGACAGTAGAGGTATCCACTGCAGCATCGGTCACACGTGATCAGCCGCTGCATTTCTTCCTGGAGCGGTATAACCAGGCCTTCACGGATGAGGTTGCCGCGTTTGCCCAGGCGGTTCGCTTGCAAGAGCCAATCATTTGCAGCGGTATTGACGGGCAGCAGGCGGAACGCATTGCCGAAGCAGCAAAAGAATCGCACCGCACCGGGCTTCCGGTTAAGTTGCAACATGGTTCGCCGACAGCGTAA
- the iolB gene encoding 5-deoxy-glucuronate isomerase: MPDLIVKAGAPGKDGLVAAVSKESAGWKYVGFEVYQLQAGELLTRSAEGNEVCLVLLSGKADVKVDGEVFADIGERMSVFEDMPPYAVYVPAGGQYEVTALTELELGVCLAPATGKYPPRLITPSDAVSEDRGSGSMSRRVVNILPEQSEAESLLVVEVRTSGGNWSSYPPHKHDQDNLPAESYLEETYYHRVNPAHGFVVQRVYSDDRSLDETMAVTDRCIVLVPEGYHPVSAPPGYDSYYLNVMAGPVRTWVFHNDPEHEWLFGAQQQRPDKQE, from the coding sequence ATGCCAGATTTAATCGTTAAGGCTGGAGCGCCCGGCAAGGATGGACTTGTGGCGGCCGTGAGCAAGGAGAGCGCAGGGTGGAAATATGTAGGTTTTGAGGTATACCAGCTGCAGGCTGGGGAGCTGCTTACCCGCAGCGCGGAAGGGAATGAAGTCTGCCTGGTGCTGCTGTCGGGCAAAGCGGACGTAAAGGTAGATGGTGAAGTTTTCGCTGATATCGGCGAGCGGATGTCTGTATTCGAGGATATGCCGCCGTATGCGGTGTACGTTCCGGCAGGAGGGCAATATGAAGTTACTGCCCTAACGGAACTGGAGCTGGGTGTCTGTCTTGCTCCGGCAACGGGCAAATATCCTCCGCGGCTGATCACCCCGTCCGATGCAGTATCCGAGGATCGCGGCTCCGGCAGTATGTCACGGCGGGTGGTCAATATTCTTCCTGAGCAGAGTGAAGCCGAGAGCCTGCTGGTTGTTGAAGTGCGCACGAGCGGGGGCAACTGGTCCAGCTATCCTCCGCATAAGCATGACCAGGATAATCTGCCGGCAGAATCTTATCTGGAAGAAACGTATTATCACCGGGTAAACCCCGCCCACGGCTTTGTGGTGCAGCGGGTATACAGTGACGATAGAAGCCTTGATGAGACGATGGCCGTAACGGATCGCTGCATTGTGCTCGTTCCGGAAGGCTACCATCCGGTATCCGCCCCGCCGGGCTACGATTCTTATTATCTGAATGTAATGGCAGGTCCGGTCCGTACTTGGGTCTTCCATAACGACCCGGAGCATGAGTGGCTATTCGGGGCGCAGCAGCAACGCCCGGACAAACAGGAATAA